Proteins encoded by one window of Lates calcarifer isolate ASB-BC8 linkage group LG7_1, TLL_Latcal_v3, whole genome shotgun sequence:
- the cep170bb gene encoding centrosomal protein of 170 kDa protein B isoform X2, whose product MSLKASEGKKSELEDRTRTEKTPSTKTLTQEVPVSRPTPLYGQPSWWGEEDYGSKVQTSDEPHPEVQRDVPSVDPDFSGSLSDSQPKTIFPSYHREPSYFEIPTKDFQHPKASGAELHEIPTKDTDTPPAPPSPPTPTPPVVQSHASFTIEFDDCMPGKIKIKDHVTKFSTRQRKQQAPPSKTTITATPAEVMSAESKVADWLVHSDVSMMRRRPTCEDVYSTKSDLAMNIKTLKGHHHEDGTQSDSEDPVLKGRSKSHHSVHSHHSIQSEQSEASQQTVQSGQSVLSQTPAPTQKLHQPLQYSPPRQAPASPVAPERPLSQSPPQPPSPTTEMPKQGPPEHLTQQAFIIEFFDDNPRKKRSQSFTHNPAHADSYSALKAKLERRKGGERPASVHGHIPPTQQVTVPLKGQGHGGPQRSSSLKREKTEGEVASSSSSSRSSSGIIIRPFGSVGKKSKLAQEFAAEFLKDSSPQDSSPTRDKMSPPPMSAPPVMVSPLHARIPSPQEPPGLSSVSYPSSPLQPPAISKPSFPNNAGQTASPVHSSGPQMSSMLPLTVRAGDTKGSQRMVRNEEDDSLSDAGTYTIETESQDKEVEEARNMIDQVFGVLDSPEYSGVNTGVYRPVINDGKDEQANLPSDGSTVDPLHGFIPAAISGPPTGPIQVPAAHAAGLEGPKWVSRWASLADSYAEPGSTPPQGECLEDLRLMSRSMGSYSYDNSESESSHSSRTRRLLPQVPPEKLDSVAPSILIRHESYQGQEPLDRVSGPPRAQDSTQRLSVQDDVDPDSLSDASRSDDGPVLEKTKKSQARTGATSPGVTGPQFKGQEKVSPSTKSTSFYIGSEDHPGKPDQSRSPVQSERTREPPAKTPPTTVLIRHLSGHEPRRTGVKPNSSAPNLQTQDKDSVPTKDSCMSSFVRQESFTKDRPSDTIQMKKLPHISSHPSIRDMEQRRENIQETQSFLQEAEGTLSSLDTKLPSSGSGRSSKKGGSSSHMDDSLSGESDVDTASTVSQVSSKNAPVSSSKKRPAISSLQKEKSSSSPSIQEKGRQLTARERLSEKRRSQATADASSKAEAAKRFQMRRSAGNRGSLDLSEGQQGSGPQWTETTSSDHETSRLSSRSKKLIAPLQKEDNGKMPKTATQQVLTRSNSLSAPRPTRASMLRRARLGEASDNEGAETDRGSQNSDNITAPTKVSAEGKKLSRLDILAMPRKRTGSFTAPSDNETSSSTGRSGFSNRNSESVPTTRKTSVGDARQAASRGTGAPGKQPLTRTRSTGAKYPNTGSRRRQKGSDFSSSSEEEYETTAGTPKAKRSSHPSTSAQTPRGHRTVATRSKSVSVETEEDEDQNEVDPYQNWSTHSAEIAKLSQDLAKDLAILAKEIHDVAGDGDSPSSGMGTTTSPSSLPNTPASTISAREEVILDNLMLNPVSQLSQAIRENTEQLAEKMKVLFQNKAEVWEEIEAKINAENEVPILKTSNKEITSILKELRRVQRQLEVINTIVEPSGGLQTAAVGTSSISQTRPSSREKKPSSKPRVTPPSSNANESTKRPPRGPDGAHYMA is encoded by the exons ATGAGTCTGAAGGCTTCAGAGGGGAAGAAGTCGGAGCTGGAGGATCGAACGAGAACCGAAAAAACTCCCAGTACCAAGACTCTGACACAGG aggtTCCAGTGAGTCGACCCACTCCTTTGTACGGTCAGCCATCCTGGTGGGGAGAGGAGGATTATGGGAGTAAAGTTCAGACCAGCGATGAACCACATCCAG AAGTGCAGAGAGATGTTCCGTCTGTGGATCCAGATTTCTCTGGATCTCTGTCAGACTCCCAACCAAAGACCATCTTCCCCTCATACCACCGTGAACCGAGCTACTTCGAGATCCCCACCAAGGACTTCCAACACCCCAAAGCCTCGGGGGCAGAGCTCCACGAGATCCCCACCAAGGACACGGACACACCTCCGGCtccaccctcccctcccacccCGACCCCACCTGTTGTTCAAAGCCACGCCTCCTTCACCATCGAGTTCGACGACTGCATGCCCGGCAAGATCAAGATCAAAGACCACGTCACCAAGTTCTCCACCCGCCAGAGGAAGCAGCAGGCTCCACCCTCCAAGACGACCATCACAGCCACACCTGCTGAGGTGATGTCGGCAGAGAGCAAGGTGGCTGATTGGCTGGTCCACAGTGATGTGAGCATGATGAGGAGACGTCCGACATGTGAAGATGTTTACAGCACCAAGAGCGACCTCGCCATGAACATCAAGACCCTCAAAG GTCACCATCATGAGGATGGAACCCAGAGTGACTCAGAGGACCCAGTTCTCAAAGGAAGGAGTAAATCCCACCACTCTGTCCACTCTCACCACTCCATCCAATCAGAGCAGTCTGAGGCGTCGCAGCAGACAGTCCAATCAGgtcagtctgtcctcagtcagACCCCTGCTCCAACGCAGAAGCTTCACCAGCCACTGCAATACTCTCCACCCAGACAAGCCCCAGCCTCGCCTGTGGCCCCTGAGCGGCCCCTGTCCCAGAGCCCTCCTCAGCCTCCGTCCCCCACTACAGAGATGCCCAAGCAGGGGCCCCCTGAGCACCTCACCCAGCAGGCCTTCATCATCGAGTTCTTTGACGACAACCCACGCAAAAAGCGCTCACAATCCTTCACACACAACCCCGCCCACGCTGACTCGTACTCCGCCCTGAAGGCCAAGCTAGAGCGGCGGAAAGGTGGCGAGAGGCCAGCATCCGTGCATGGCCACATCCCTCCCACCCAGCAGGTGACGGTGCCTCTGAAGGGTCAGGGCCACGGCGGACCCCAGAGGTCAAGCTCTCTGAagagggagaagacagagggGGAGGTGGCCTCGTCAAGTTCCTCCTCTCGCTCCTCCTCTGGCATCATCATCAGACCCTTCGGCAGCGTCGGGAAGAAGTCCAAGCTTGCCCAGGAGTTCGCTGCTGAATTCCTGAAGGATTCAAGTCCACAGGACTCCTCCCCAACAAGGGACAAGATGTCACCTCCACCGATGTCTGCTCCACCAGTGATGGTGTCGCCTCTTCATGCAAGAATTCCCTCCCCACAAGAACCTCCAGGGCTGTCTTCAGTCTCTTATCCATCCTCCCCCTTACAGCCTCCAGCAATCTCAAAGCCCTCATTCCCCAACAATGCTGGCCAGACCGCCTCTCCGGTCCACTCCTCTGGACCTCAGATGTCTTCGATGCTGCCCCTGACCGTCCGTGCAGGAGACACAAAAGGTTCCCAGAGGATGGTGAGGAACGAGGAGGATGACAGTCTGAGTGACGCTGGGACCTACACCATTGAGACGGAGTCACAGGacaaagaggtggaggaggctcGCAACATGATCGATCag GTGTTTGGTGTCCTCGACTCTCCAGAGTACAGTGGTGTGAACACAGGAGTGTATAGACCTGTTATAAATGATGGCAAGGATGAGCAAGCTAACCTGCCTAGTGATGGTAGCACTGTGGACCCGTTGCATGGCTTTATCCCAGCTGCTATCAGCGGCCCCCCAACAGGCCCCATACAG GTTCCAGCTGCTCATGCAGCAGGTCTGGAAGGACCTAAGTGGGTTTCCCGTTGGGCCAGTCTGGCAGATAGTTATGCTGAACCTGGTTCCACTCCACCTCAAGGGGAATGTCTAGAAG ATTTGCGCCTGATGAGTCGGTCAATGGGAAGTTACAGTTACGATAACTCTGAGTCAGAGTCCAGTCACAGCTCCAGGACAAGAAGACTGTTGCCCCAGGTGCCTCCAGAAAAGCTGGACAGTGTTGCCCCAAGTATCCTGATTCGCCATGAATCTTACCAAGGCCAGGAACCTCTGGACAGAGTCTCCGGTCCTCCCCGCGCACAAGACTCTACCCAGCGCCTGTCCGTTCAGGACGATGTGGATCCAGACAGCCTGAGTGATGCCAGCCGCTCAGATGATGGACCTGTTctggagaaaacaaagaagagtCAGGCCAGGACTGGAGCTACGTCTCCAGGGGTCACTGGTCCACAGTTTAAAGGTCAGGAGAAGGTGTCTCCATCCACCAAATCCACCTCCTTCTACATTGGTTCTGAAGACCATCCAGGCAAACCTGATCAGTCCCGGAGCCCGGTACAGTCTGAGAGGACACGAGAGCCCCCAGCAAAAACTCCCCCTACCACAGTCCTGATCCGACACCTGAGTGGGCATGAACCCAGAAGGACAGGAGTCAAACCCAACAGCTCTGCTCCAAACCTCCAAACACAGGACAAGGATTCTGTCCCAACTAAAGACAGCTGCATGTCTTCCTTTGTCCGGCAGGAGAGCTTCACCAAAGACCGGCCCAGTGACACCATCCAGATGAAGAAACTCCCCCACATCTCCAGTCACCCGTCCATCAGAGacatggagcagaggagggagaacaTCCAGGAAACTCAGTCCTTCCTACAGGAGGCTGAGGGAACTTTGTCCTCTCTGGACACCAAGCTCCCCTCATCTGGTTCTGGTCGCAGCTCAAAGAAGGGCGGCTCCTCCAGCCACATGGACGATTCCCTCTCTGGTGAGTCGGATGTGGACACAGCAAGCACCGTTAGCCAAGTGAGTAGCAAAAATGCTCCAGTCAGCTCCTCTAAAAAGCGTCCGGCCATCAGCAGCCTTCAGAAGGAGAAGTCCTCTTCCAGCCCGTCCATCCAAGAAAAAGGACGGCAGCTCACTGCCCGTGAACGGCTGTCAGAGAAACGCCGAAGCCAGGCGACTGCTGATGCATCAAGTAAGGCAGAGGCAGCGAAGCGCTTCCAGATGCGCCGCAGTGCAGGGAATCGTGGCTCTCTGGATCTGTCTGAGGGTCAGCAGGGTTCTGGTCCACAATGGACTGAAACTACATCATCTGACCATGAAACTTCCCGTCTGTCCAGCCGCAGCAAGAAACTCATTGCCCCGCTTCAGAAAGAAGACAATGGAAAGATGCCCAAGACAGCGACTCAGCAGGTTCTGACACGTTCCAACAGCCTGTCAGCACCACGGCCAACCCGAGCATCCATGCTTCGTCGGGCACGACTGGGTGAGGCCTCAGACAATGAAGGTGCCGAAACTGACCGGGGGTCCCAGAATTCGGACAATATTACTGCACCGACCAAAGTGTCCGCTGAGGGGAAGAAGCTGTCCAGGCTGGACATCTTAGCCATGCCCAGGAAGAGGACCGGGTCTTTCACAGCTCCCAGTGACAACGAGACGTCCTCCTCCACGGGCCGGTCCGGTTTCTCCAATCGGAACTCAGAGTCTGTTCCTACCACCAGGAAGACGTCAGTGGGTGATGCCCGGCAGGCAGCTAGCAGAGGAACTGGAGCTCCAGGGAAGCAGCCGCTGACCCGTACCCGGTCCACTGGAGCCAAGTACCCCAACACTG gTTCCCGTCGCAGACAGAAGGGCTCAGacttctcctcatcctctgagGAAGAATATGAAACGACTGCTGGTACTCCTAAAGCCAAACGGtcctcccatccctccaccTCCGCTCAGACTCCCCGTGGTCACCGGACGGTCGCCACTCGATCCAAGTCTGTTTCCGTGGAGACGGAGGAGGACGAAGACCAGAACGAGGTTGACCCCTACCAGAATTGGTCCACACACAGCGCAGAGATcgccaa GCTCAGTCAGGACCTGGCCAAAGACCTGGCCATCCTGGCGAAGGAAATCCACGATGTTGCCGGTGACGGAGACTCACCAAGCTCTGGCATGGGCACCACCACCTCACCCAGCTCGCTGCCCAACACACCAGCCTCCACCATCTCTGCCAGGGAGGAG GTGATTCTGGACAACCTGATGTTGAATCCAGTGTCTCAGCTGTCTCAGGCCAtcagagagaacacagagcagctggcAGAGAAGATGAA gGTTTTGTTCCAGAACAAGGCCGAGGTCTGGGAGGAGATTGAGGCCAAGATCAATGCTGAGAATGAAGTCCCCATCCTAAAAACCTCCAACAAG GAGATTACCTCCATTCTGAAAGAGCTGAGAAGAGTCCAGAGGCAGCTTGAAG TAATAAATACCATCGTAGAGCCTAGTGGGGGTCTTCAAACTGCAGCCGTTGGGACGTCATCCATCAGTCAGACCCGCCCGTCCTCCAGAGAGAAGAAGCCTTCCTCCAAACCCCGGGTcacacccccctcctccaaTGCCAATGAAAGCACCAAACGACCACCTCGTGGACCCGACGGGGCCCACTACATGGCCTGA